In a genomic window of Flavobacterium crassostreae:
- the rpsA gene encoding 30S ribosomal protein S1, producing MSEQIQSQEEFLANFNWHNFEEGIDPVDEKNLQEFEELVSKTFIATDQEEVVDGTVVRITDRDVIVDINAKSEGVISLNEFRYNPNLKVGDTVEVLIDIREDKTGQLVLSHRKARTIKSWDRVIAANETGEIVNGFVKCRTKGGMIVDVFGIEAFLPGSQIDVKPIRDYDVYVNKTMEFKVVKINHEFKNVVVSHKALIEADIEVQKKEIIGQLQKGQVLEGVVKNITSYGVFIDLGGVDGLIHITDLSWSRINHPSEVLELDQKLNVVILDFDDEKTRIQLGLKQLNAHPWDALDANLAIGDKVKGKVVVIADYGAFIEVAEGVEGLIHVSEMSWSTHLRSAQDFVKVGDVVEAVILTLDRDDRKMSLGIKQLSQDPWTDITSKYPVGSKHSGIVRNFTNFGIFVELEEGIDGLIYISDLSWTKKIKHPSEFVNVGEKLDVVVLELDVDGRKLSLGHKQTTPNPWDQYEGSFAVGTVHTGEIAEIVDKGATVEFGDDIVAFIPTRHLEKEDGKKLKKGESAEFKVIEFNKEFKRVVASHTAIFREEEEKNVKAATENTSSASNTNAPAATLGDSNDVLAALKAKMEKSEKK from the coding sequence ATGTCTGAACAAATCCAATCACAAGAAGAGTTTTTAGCAAATTTTAACTGGCATAACTTTGAAGAAGGTATTGATCCAGTAGATGAGAAAAACTTACAAGAATTTGAAGAATTAGTATCTAAAACATTCATCGCTACAGACCAAGAAGAAGTAGTAGATGGTACTGTTGTTAGAATTACAGATAGAGACGTTATTGTTGATATCAACGCAAAATCAGAAGGTGTAATTTCTTTGAACGAATTCCGTTACAACCCAAATTTAAAAGTAGGGGATACGGTTGAAGTATTAATTGATATCCGTGAAGACAAAACTGGACAACTAGTTTTATCTCACAGAAAAGCACGTACTATCAAATCATGGGATAGAGTTATTGCTGCAAACGAAACTGGTGAAATTGTTAATGGTTTTGTAAAATGCAGAACTAAAGGTGGTATGATCGTAGATGTTTTCGGAATTGAAGCATTCTTACCAGGATCTCAAATTGATGTTAAACCAATTAGAGATTACGATGTTTACGTAAACAAAACAATGGAATTCAAAGTTGTGAAAATCAACCACGAATTTAAAAACGTTGTTGTATCTCACAAAGCGCTTATTGAAGCGGATATTGAAGTACAGAAAAAAGAAATCATTGGTCAATTACAAAAAGGACAAGTATTAGAAGGTGTGGTTAAAAACATTACTTCTTATGGTGTCTTTATTGACTTAGGTGGAGTTGATGGATTAATTCACATTACGGATCTTTCTTGGTCTAGAATTAACCACCCATCTGAAGTTCTAGAATTAGACCAAAAATTAAATGTTGTAATCCTTGATTTCGATGATGAGAAAACAAGAATTCAATTAGGATTGAAACAATTAAACGCACACCCTTGGGATGCTCTAGATGCTAACTTAGCAATTGGAGACAAAGTAAAAGGTAAAGTAGTTGTAATCGCTGATTACGGTGCTTTCATCGAAGTTGCTGAAGGTGTTGAAGGTTTAATCCACGTTTCTGAAATGTCTTGGTCTACTCATTTACGTTCTGCACAAGATTTCGTAAAAGTAGGGGATGTTGTTGAAGCTGTTATCTTAACTTTAGATAGAGATGACCGTAAAATGTCATTAGGTATCAAACAATTGTCTCAAGACCCTTGGACAGATATTACTTCTAAATACCCTGTAGGTTCTAAACATTCAGGTATTGTTAGAAACTTTACTAACTTTGGTATCTTTGTAGAATTAGAAGAAGGAATTGATGGATTAATTTACATCTCTGACTTATCTTGGACTAAGAAAATCAAACACCCATCTGAGTTTGTAAACGTTGGTGAAAAACTAGATGTTGTAGTATTAGAATTAGATGTTGACGGACGTAAATTATCTTTAGGTCATAAACAAACTACTCCTAATCCTTGGGATCAATACGAAGGTTCATTTGCTGTTGGAACTGTCCACACAGGTGAAATTGCTGAGATTGTTGATAAAGGAGCTACAGTAGAATTTGGAGACGATATCGTTGCTTTCATTCCTACACGTCACCTTGAAAAAGAAGATGGTAAGAAATTGAAAAAAGGAGAATCTGCTGAGTTCAAAGTAATTGAATTTAACAAAGAATTCAAAAGAGTAGTTGCCTCTCACACTGCTATCTTCCGTGAAGAAGAAGAGAAAAATGTGAAAGCCGCTACAGAAAACACTTCTTCTGCTTCAAACACTAATGCACCAGCTGCTACTCTAGGAGATAGTAACGATGTATTAGCTGCCTTGAAAGCTAAAATGGAAAAATCAGAGAAAAAATAA
- a CDS encoding nucleoside permease — MGIKNRLVLMNFLQFFIWGSWLLTIGAYWFNNKHWSGTEFGIIFSTMGISSVFMPAFTGIISDRFINAEKLYSILHLLGGVSLVCLPMVDNPTTFFWVMLVNMFFYMPTISLSITVAYNALIAANLDVVKQYPSVRIWGTIGFIVALWVVSLTHNETSANQFYIAAAVSFLLATYALTLPKCLPMSKIDTRTTFTHALGLHAFELFKQKKFAVFFTFSMLLGAALQLTNAYGDTYIHDFANIEKYQDSLAVRYPAIIMSVSQVSETLFILAIPFFLRKFGIKYVMFLSMLAWVLRFGLFAFGNPTDGLWMIIMSCVVYGMAFDFFNISGSLFVETQTNPKIRGSAQGLFMMMVNGFGALIGSFASGYLIEHYFTLADGSRQWQHIWLSFAAYALVLAIIFPFVFKYKHNPKEILDLNH; from the coding sequence ATTGGGATTAAAAACAGGTTGGTTTTAATGAATTTCTTGCAGTTTTTTATCTGGGGTTCTTGGTTGCTTACCATTGGTGCCTATTGGTTCAATAACAAACACTGGTCTGGTACCGAGTTCGGAATTATATTCTCTACCATGGGGATTTCGTCTGTATTCATGCCAGCATTTACAGGCATTATTTCGGATAGGTTTATTAATGCCGAAAAATTATACAGCATTCTCCATCTCTTGGGAGGCGTGTCTTTGGTTTGTTTGCCTATGGTAGATAACCCAACTACGTTTTTTTGGGTCATGCTTGTAAACATGTTTTTTTATATGCCAACTATTTCTTTATCCATTACTGTGGCCTATAATGCTTTGATTGCTGCTAATTTAGATGTGGTAAAACAGTATCCTTCTGTCCGGATTTGGGGTACTATTGGGTTTATAGTTGCTTTGTGGGTAGTGAGTTTAACGCATAACGAAACCTCTGCCAATCAATTTTATATTGCAGCTGCGGTATCGTTTTTATTAGCAACCTATGCTTTGACGTTGCCAAAATGCCTTCCGATGTCTAAAATAGATACCCGAACTACTTTTACTCACGCATTGGGTCTGCATGCTTTTGAGTTATTCAAACAGAAAAAATTTGCGGTGTTTTTTACCTTCTCCATGTTGTTAGGCGCTGCGCTACAATTAACCAATGCCTATGGAGATACCTACATACATGATTTTGCTAACATAGAAAAATACCAAGATAGTCTTGCAGTTAGATATCCCGCAATTATTATGTCTGTATCTCAAGTATCCGAAACTTTATTTATACTAGCAATTCCGTTTTTTTTAAGAAAATTTGGCATCAAATACGTCATGTTTTTAAGCATGTTGGCTTGGGTATTGCGTTTTGGCTTGTTTGCTTTCGGGAATCCCACAGACGGATTATGGATGATTATTATGTCTTGCGTAGTGTACGGTATGGCATTTGATTTTTTTAATATATCGGGTTCTTTATTTGTAGAGACCCAAACCAATCCTAAAATACGAGGAAGCGCTCAAGGCTTATTTATGATGATGGTAAATGGTTTTGGAGCTTTAATTGGAAGTTTTGCTAGTGGGTATCTTATTGAGCATTATTTTACCCTTGCAGATGGTAGTAGGCAATGGCAACATATTTGGCTAAGCTTTGCCGCTTATGCTTTAGTGCTTGCAATTATTTTTCCGTTTGTGTTTAAGTACAAGCACAATCCCAAAGAGATTCTGGATTTAAACCACTAA
- the cmk gene encoding (d)CMP kinase yields MKNNILNKKITIAIDGFSSTGKSTLAKQVASKLGYAYVDTGAMYRAITLFAMKKGYIGAGFFDKESLIAVLAEVKLQFKFNEDLGYGEMFLNDENVEQQIRKIAVSGFVSKVAEISEVRSKLVEQQQQMGKDKGIVMDGRDIGTVVFPDAELKIFMTATAATRAQRRYQELLAKGDLVTHEAVLKNVEERDYIDTHRENSPLKIAPNATTIDNSNLTKEAQFDLVMQLVTNVLVVV; encoded by the coding sequence TTGAAAAATAATATTTTGAATAAAAAAATTACCATTGCAATTGATGGATTTTCATCCACAGGCAAATCTACTTTAGCAAAACAAGTGGCCAGTAAACTAGGATATGCCTACGTAGATACTGGTGCTATGTACCGTGCAATAACGTTATTTGCTATGAAAAAAGGCTATATTGGTGCCGGTTTTTTTGATAAAGAATCCTTAATTGCAGTTTTGGCAGAGGTAAAATTGCAGTTTAAATTTAATGAAGATTTAGGGTATGGAGAGATGTTTCTCAATGATGAAAATGTAGAGCAACAAATTCGGAAAATTGCGGTTTCTGGTTTTGTGAGCAAAGTAGCTGAAATTTCAGAAGTGCGTTCTAAATTAGTAGAGCAACAACAGCAAATGGGCAAAGACAAAGGCATTGTAATGGACGGAAGGGATATCGGTACGGTGGTTTTTCCGGATGCAGAGCTTAAAATTTTTATGACAGCAACGGCTGCAACCCGAGCACAAAGGCGTTACCAGGAGTTGCTTGCCAAAGGAGATTTGGTAACCCACGAAGCAGTCTTGAAAAATGTTGAGGAGCGCGATTATATCGACACCCATAGAGAAAATTCTCCTCTAAAAATAGCCCCAAATGCAACAACTATAGACAACTCCAACCTTACCAAAGAAGCCCAATTTGACTTAGTAATGCAATTGGTAACAAACGTACTTGTTGTGGTTTAA